One genomic segment of Stenotrophomonas sp. 704A1 includes these proteins:
- a CDS encoding LysR family transcriptional regulator, whose protein sequence is MKTTLDELKAFVAVVDSGSITAAAEALELTISAASRTLARLEDKLQTTLLRRTTRRLELTEEGAAFLEYARTILATVDEAEEQMAARRLQPVGRLRVDAATPFMLHVIVPLLEGFRARYPQVELELNSNEGITDLIEKRTDVAFRIGVLRDSTLHARPIGHSRIRVVASPEYLRRHGTPTRVEQLRQHDLLGFTQPSSLNEWPLLDADGGPFVIEPAIASSSGETLRQMAAAGLGIACLSDFLTRQDRREGRLVQLFARQTRDVRQPINAVYYRNTALAARITCFVDHVTQTLGQRPFDE, encoded by the coding sequence ATGAAAACCACCCTGGATGAGCTGAAGGCCTTCGTGGCCGTGGTCGACAGTGGTTCGATCACTGCGGCGGCCGAGGCGCTGGAGCTGACCATCTCGGCTGCCAGCCGCACCCTGGCGCGGTTGGAGGACAAGCTGCAGACCACGTTGCTGCGCCGGACCACGCGGCGGCTGGAGCTGACCGAAGAGGGCGCAGCGTTCCTGGAATACGCGCGCACGATCCTGGCCACCGTGGACGAGGCCGAGGAACAGATGGCCGCGCGACGGCTGCAGCCGGTGGGGCGCCTGCGCGTGGACGCCGCCACGCCGTTCATGCTGCACGTGATCGTGCCGTTGCTGGAGGGCTTCCGCGCGCGCTACCCGCAGGTGGAGCTGGAGCTGAATTCCAATGAAGGCATCACCGACCTGATCGAGAAGCGCACCGACGTGGCGTTCCGCATCGGCGTGCTGCGCGATTCCACCCTGCATGCGCGGCCGATCGGCCACAGCCGCATCCGCGTGGTGGCCAGCCCGGAGTACCTGCGCCGGCACGGCACGCCGACGCGTGTGGAGCAGTTGCGCCAGCATGACCTGCTCGGCTTCACCCAGCCCAGTTCATTGAACGAGTGGCCGCTGCTCGACGCCGATGGTGGGCCGTTCGTGATCGAGCCGGCAATCGCTTCGTCCAGTGGCGAGACGCTGCGGCAGATGGCGGCGGCTGGGCTGGGCATCGCCTGCCTGTCCGATTTCCTGACCCGGCAGGATCGGCGTGAAGGCCGCCTGGTGCAGCTGTTCGCCAGGCAGACGCGGGACGTGCGGCAACCGATCAACGCGGTGTACTACCGCAACACCGCGTTGGCCGCGCGCATCACCTGTTTCGTCGACCACGTGACGCAGACGCTGGGGCAGCGCCCGTTCGACGAGTGA
- the dkgB gene encoding 2,5-didehydrogluconate reductase DkgB translates to MRVPSFGVGTFRLTGQTVIDSVRNALDVGYRAVDTAQIYGNEAEVGQAIAESGVPRDQVFLTTKIWVDNHAAGKLIPSLRDSLAKLRTDYVDLLLIHWPAPGNGVELREYMTGLAEAKALGLAHQIGVSNFNIELTRQAIEVVGPGEIATNQIELSPYLQNAALAAFLQDQGITVTSYMTLAYGKVLKDPVLAAIADKHQTSVAQVALAWALQRGYAVIPSSTKRENLASNLLAQDLRLDADDMAAIAALERNGREVDPPGLAPAWD, encoded by the coding sequence ATGCGCGTTCCTTCCTTTGGCGTCGGCACCTTCCGCCTGACCGGCCAGACCGTCATCGACTCGGTGCGCAACGCCCTCGACGTCGGCTACCGTGCGGTCGATACCGCGCAGATCTACGGCAACGAAGCCGAGGTCGGCCAGGCCATCGCCGAATCCGGCGTGCCGCGCGACCAGGTGTTCCTGACCACCAAGATCTGGGTGGACAATCATGCCGCCGGCAAACTGATCCCGAGCCTGCGCGACAGCCTGGCCAAGTTGCGCACCGACTACGTGGACCTGCTGCTGATCCACTGGCCCGCGCCCGGCAATGGCGTTGAACTGCGCGAGTACATGACCGGGCTGGCCGAAGCCAAGGCGCTCGGCCTGGCCCATCAGATCGGTGTGTCCAACTTCAACATCGAGTTGACCCGTCAGGCCATCGAGGTGGTCGGCCCCGGTGAGATCGCCACCAACCAGATCGAGCTCAGCCCCTACCTGCAGAACGCGGCACTGGCTGCTTTCCTGCAGGACCAGGGCATCACCGTCACCTCCTACATGACCCTGGCCTACGGCAAGGTGCTGAAGGACCCCGTGCTGGCTGCCATCGCCGACAAGCACCAGACCAGCGTGGCCCAGGTCGCGCTGGCCTGGGCGCTGCAGCGGGGCTACGCGGTCATCCCCTCTTCGACCAAGCGCGAGAACCTGGCCAGCAACCTGCTCGCCCAGGACCTGCGCCTGGACGCCGACGACATGGCCGCGATCGCCGCGCTCGAGCGCAACGGCCGCGAAGTCGATCCGCCGGGCCTGGCGCCGGCCTGGGACTGA
- a CDS encoding TIGR03571 family LLM class oxidoreductase, which produces MVSALTRLQAGGFSIGIEAPLDNDWTPLGEQARRAARRLPGEPDLQRHAELARLADRLGFSALWVRDVPVYDPAFGDAAQVFEVFSYLGYLAGITEHILLGTAAVVLPIREPLLTLKSARSVQRLSGDRLLLGVASGDRPVEYPLFGRDFDSRGSRFREQIALLREGAAAHLPQGLDVLPADGPALPLFVAGLAQQQPAWIGQHMDGCLAYPGTPQDHAHRVAAWRAVAGNKPYASFIHLDLTADADAPMQRWRFGLRGGRNALLAELHAMQAAGVDHIGLQFRRNERPLAETFHEIAEYVLPHFPAHAGAPATA; this is translated from the coding sequence ATGGTCAGTGCATTGACGCGTCTGCAGGCCGGTGGTTTCAGCATCGGCATCGAAGCACCGCTGGACAATGACTGGACGCCGCTGGGCGAACAGGCACGACGCGCCGCGCGACGCCTGCCCGGCGAACCGGACCTGCAGCGCCATGCGGAGCTGGCACGGTTGGCCGACCGCCTGGGCTTCAGCGCGCTGTGGGTACGCGACGTGCCGGTGTACGACCCGGCCTTTGGCGATGCGGCGCAGGTGTTCGAGGTGTTCAGTTACCTCGGCTACCTGGCCGGCATCACCGAGCACATCCTGCTGGGTACCGCTGCGGTGGTACTGCCGATCCGGGAACCGCTGCTGACGCTGAAGTCGGCGCGCAGCGTGCAGCGGCTGAGCGGTGACCGCCTGCTGCTGGGCGTGGCCAGCGGCGACCGCCCGGTGGAGTACCCGCTGTTCGGCCGCGACTTCGACAGCCGTGGCAGCCGCTTCCGCGAGCAGATCGCACTGCTGCGCGAAGGCGCCGCTGCGCACCTGCCGCAGGGGTTGGACGTGCTGCCTGCGGATGGCCCGGCCTTGCCGCTGTTCGTGGCCGGCCTGGCCCAGCAGCAACCGGCATGGATCGGCCAGCACATGGACGGCTGCCTGGCCTACCCGGGCACGCCGCAGGACCATGCACACCGCGTGGCGGCCTGGCGCGCCGTGGCCGGCAACAAACCCTATGCCAGCTTCATCCACCTGGACCTGACGGCCGATGCCGATGCGCCCATGCAGCGCTGGCGCTTCGGCCTGCGCGGCGGCCGCAACGCCCTGCTGGCCGAGCTGCACGCCATGCAGGCGGCCGGTGTCGATCACATCGGCCTGCAGTTCCGCCGCAACGAACGGCCGCTGGCCGAAACCTTCCACGAGATCGCCGAGTACGTGCTGCCGCACTTCCCGGCCCATGCCGGCGCCCCCGCGACGGCCTGA
- a CDS encoding cyclase family protein, protein MKMKTLAALALATLPLSFQATAEDWYPSAYGANDEIGAANLLTADVVKHAVSLVRTGKTYPLAVPVDKNLPAFRHRSFRLYNVQVGQQAGKSLGPNRFTFNDELVNAWTGVGTQLNGIGHIGIDNVYYNGNRAADFVTVDGVRKLGVEKVPPMVTRGVVLDMTAHYGKAIVPGGTEFTVADIQAVLKKQGLRLRKGDVVLFNTGWLELIGKDNTQFLEVEPGIGMEAAKWLADQGIVAFGGDTWASEVYPNPNGAEEFPVNQYMLAKRGIYNLELIDSRALVHDKAWEFLFVLGQPLYVGSTQVNINPVAIR, encoded by the coding sequence ATGAAGATGAAGACCCTGGCCGCGCTTGCGCTGGCCACCCTGCCGCTGTCCTTCCAGGCCACCGCCGAGGACTGGTATCCCTCTGCCTACGGCGCCAACGACGAGATCGGCGCGGCCAACCTGCTCACCGCGGACGTGGTCAAGCATGCGGTATCGCTGGTCAGGACCGGCAAGACCTATCCGCTGGCGGTGCCGGTGGACAAGAACCTGCCCGCGTTCCGCCACCGCAGCTTCCGCCTGTACAACGTGCAGGTCGGCCAGCAGGCCGGCAAGTCGCTGGGCCCGAACAGGTTCACCTTCAACGATGAACTGGTGAACGCCTGGACCGGCGTTGGCACCCAGCTCAACGGCATCGGCCATATCGGCATCGACAACGTCTACTACAACGGCAACCGGGCCGCCGACTTCGTCACCGTGGACGGCGTGCGCAAGCTCGGCGTCGAGAAGGTGCCGCCGATGGTCACCCGCGGCGTCGTGCTGGACATGACCGCGCACTACGGCAAGGCGATCGTGCCCGGTGGCACCGAGTTCACCGTGGCCGACATCCAGGCCGTGCTGAAGAAGCAGGGGCTGCGCCTGCGCAAGGGCGACGTGGTGCTGTTCAACACCGGCTGGCTGGAACTGATCGGCAAGGACAACACGCAGTTCCTGGAGGTGGAACCCGGCATCGGCATGGAGGCCGCGAAGTGGCTGGCCGACCAGGGCATCGTCGCCTTCGGTGGCGACACCTGGGCCTCGGAGGTCTACCCGAACCCGAACGGTGCCGAGGAGTTCCCGGTCAACCAGTACATGCTGGCCAAGCGTGGCATCTACAACCTGGAGCTGATCGACAGCCGCGCCCTGGTGCACGACAAGGCCTGGGAGTTCCTGTTCGTGCTCGGCCAACCGCTGTACGTCGGCTCGACCCAGGTGAACATCAACCCGGTGGCGATCCGATGA
- a CDS encoding MoaF-related domain-containing protein: MNTASALPPFAGRGFRVRYDGLAADNVYSADGRHVQYAIVSGAHAGARGAAACEWHRISEGVYAISWQEADGATVVHVDDFEGGRSLAWLTAADGRFHRMQGPLHAL, encoded by the coding sequence ATGAACACCGCCTCCGCCCTGCCGCCGTTCGCCGGCCGCGGCTTCCGCGTCCGCTATGACGGCCTGGCCGCCGACAATGTCTACAGCGCCGATGGCCGCCACGTGCAGTACGCCATCGTCTCCGGCGCCCATGCCGGTGCGCGGGGCGCAGCCGCCTGTGAGTGGCACAGGATCAGCGAAGGGGTCTATGCCATTTCGTGGCAGGAAGCCGACGGCGCTACGGTCGTGCATGTCGATGACTTCGAGGGCGGGCGATCGCTGGCCTGGCTCACCGCCGCCGATGGCCGTTTCCATCGCATGCAGGGGCCGCTGCACGCACTGTGA
- a CDS encoding LysR family transcriptional regulator, translated as MDRFTAMRAFVRIVERRSFTRAAEDLGLPRATVTDAIKALEQRLGVRLLHRTTRVVVPTLEGEVFYGRCLRLIADMDDAEAAFRDVPPRGPLRIEVHGTLGRHLLFPHVPDFLRRYPEIELDVSEGDRYVDLLREGVDAALRVGTLADSDLAARRLTLLREVTVASPGYLQAHGLPDSLHALEHGHQMVGYRSSATGQLIPLEFQQGGQVRYLPLPARVRVSGADAFLGAALAGLGIIQAPRYRMDPYIARGQLVELLPEAPPTPSPLSLVYPRNRTPAPRLRVFIDWVAGVFDQDGGAGQRPALPKRRS; from the coding sequence ATGGACCGCTTTACGGCCATGCGTGCCTTCGTCCGAATCGTGGAACGCCGCAGTTTCACCCGTGCCGCCGAGGACCTGGGCCTGCCGCGGGCCACGGTGACCGATGCGATCAAGGCCCTGGAACAACGCCTGGGCGTGCGCCTGCTGCACCGGACCACGCGCGTGGTGGTGCCGACCCTGGAAGGCGAAGTGTTCTACGGGCGATGCCTGCGCCTGATCGCCGACATGGACGATGCCGAGGCCGCGTTCCGTGACGTGCCGCCACGCGGCCCGCTGCGCATCGAGGTGCACGGTACGCTGGGCCGGCACCTGCTGTTTCCACACGTGCCGGACTTCCTGCGGCGCTACCCGGAGATCGAGCTGGACGTCAGCGAGGGGGATCGTTACGTCGATCTGCTGCGCGAAGGCGTGGATGCGGCGCTGCGTGTCGGCACCCTGGCCGACAGCGATCTGGCGGCGCGACGGTTGACCCTGCTGCGTGAGGTCACCGTTGCCTCGCCCGGCTACCTGCAGGCGCACGGCCTGCCCGATTCCCTGCACGCGCTGGAGCACGGCCACCAGATGGTCGGCTACCGTTCCAGCGCCACCGGCCAGCTGATCCCGCTGGAGTTCCAGCAGGGCGGGCAGGTGCGTTACCTGCCGCTGCCGGCGCGGGTGCGTGTTTCCGGCGCCGATGCCTTCCTCGGTGCGGCCCTGGCAGGCCTGGGCATCATCCAGGCACCGCGCTACCGCATGGACCCGTATATCGCACGCGGGCAGCTGGTTGAGCTGTTGCCCGAGGCGCCGCCAACGCCGAGTCCCCTGAGCCTGGTCTATCCGCGCAACCGCACGCCGGCGCCGCGGCTGCGGGTATTCATCGACTGGGTGGCCGGAGTGTTCGATCAGGACGGGGGTGCCGGCCAGCGGCCGGCACTACCGAAGCGACGCTCCTGA
- a CDS encoding SDR family oxidoreductase — translation MTASPARRIALVTGGSRGIGAAISRRLAADGHAVVINYAGRRDDAEALAAELNADGAQSVALQADVADPQAVRQLFDAIEARFGGIDVVVNSAGVLQLAPLADTDDALFERVIGINLKGAFNVLREAARRVRDGGRIVTLSTSVVGIRLENYGVYAASKAAVETLGAILSKELRGRSITVNAVAPGPTATDLFLDGKSPELIERLAKMNPLERLGTPEDIAGAVAFLAGADGGWINGQVLRANGGMV, via the coding sequence ATGACCGCTTCCCCCGCTCGCCGCATCGCCCTGGTCACCGGCGGCTCCCGTGGTATCGGTGCCGCCATTTCACGGCGCCTGGCCGCCGACGGCCATGCCGTGGTGATCAACTATGCCGGCCGCCGCGACGATGCCGAAGCGTTGGCCGCCGAACTCAACGCGGACGGGGCGCAGTCCGTTGCGCTGCAGGCCGACGTGGCCGATCCACAGGCCGTGCGCCAGCTGTTCGACGCCATCGAGGCCCGTTTCGGCGGTATCGATGTGGTGGTCAACAGTGCCGGCGTGCTGCAGCTGGCGCCGTTGGCCGACACCGACGACGCCCTGTTCGAGCGGGTCATCGGCATCAACCTGAAGGGCGCCTTCAACGTGCTGCGCGAGGCCGCGCGGCGCGTGCGTGATGGCGGCCGCATCGTCACCCTGTCCACCAGCGTAGTGGGCATCAGGCTGGAAAACTACGGCGTGTATGCCGCCAGCAAGGCGGCAGTGGAAACCCTGGGCGCGATCCTCAGCAAGGAGCTGCGCGGGCGCAGCATCACCGTCAACGCAGTGGCGCCCGGCCCCACCGCCACCGATCTGTTCCTGGACGGCAAGTCGCCCGAGCTGATCGAACGCCTGGCGAAGATGAATCCCTTGGAACGGTTGGGCACGCCGGAAGATATCGCTGGCGCGGTGGCATTCCTGGCCGGTGCCGACGGCGGCTGGATCAACGGCCAGGTGCTGCGCGCCAATGGCGGAATGGTGTGA
- a CDS encoding GH92 family glycosyl hydrolase: MPMPLLQRRFLLAVAASAMFASGLAGAAPARTAADKAYASVDPFIGTGGEGHTYPGATVPFGMVQLSPDTRIQPREKAYGWAAGYRYDDSSIVGFSHTHFSGTGHSDLGDILVMPFTGNPGLERGDPDAPRSGYASRFRHDDEKAEPGYYAVTLDDYKVRAELTTSARVGVHRYAFPRGTDAKVLLDMRTSMYDYPGKILWSRVRVRADGTVTGFRETRGWAPGRQVFFAMRFSRPLAGHELHSTEKDIAYKGFPPPGEKDPAQRAQIEGRQLVGTFDFGRLDAPLIVKVAISPVSEAGAIANLDAEVADFDFDRVRAQAKQEWTQALSVLDIDAPEHARRSAYTALYHTLLGPTLFMDADGQYRGPDNAVHKAEGYTHYSTFSLWDTYRALHPLLTLVQPEKRNSDFVNSMLAHHQHSPYGMLPVWSFHGLEDWCMIGYHAVPVIADAYVKGIRGFDADKALKAMVETANYGPYDGIAQYRELGYVPIDEEGEAASKTLEYAFDDWTIARMAQAMGKADVAATFDKRAANWRNAFDKDTGFMRARKRDGSFRTPFDPSASGYGTDYTEGNAWQYSWYVPQDVAGLAAAHGGSDKLLARLDEVFNAKVDPSIFEHMEDITGLIGWYAHGNEPSHHVAYLYSHAGQPWRTQARLKQIMDSQYADRPDGLAGNDDVGQMSAWYVFTALGFYPVAPGSGEYILGRPFLPKTAMRLPNGKTFTIVADGLDDRHTYVGSVSLNGKPLQRTFLRHAEILAGGELRFSMQAEPNKDWPGQGAQAPYSMSR; encoded by the coding sequence ATGCCGATGCCCCTGTTGCAACGTCGTTTCCTGCTCGCTGTCGCCGCCTCGGCCATGTTCGCTTCTGGTCTGGCCGGCGCCGCGCCCGCCCGAACCGCGGCCGACAAAGCCTATGCCTCGGTCGACCCGTTCATCGGAACCGGCGGGGAGGGCCATACCTATCCCGGCGCCACGGTGCCGTTCGGCATGGTCCAGCTCAGCCCGGACACGCGCATCCAGCCGCGCGAAAAGGCCTATGGCTGGGCCGCGGGCTACCGCTATGACGACAGCAGCATCGTCGGCTTCTCGCACACGCACTTCTCCGGCACCGGCCATTCCGATCTGGGCGACATCCTGGTCATGCCGTTCACCGGCAACCCGGGCCTGGAACGCGGCGATCCGGACGCGCCGCGCAGCGGCTATGCCTCGCGCTTCCGCCACGATGACGAAAAGGCCGAGCCGGGCTACTACGCGGTCACCCTGGACGACTACAAGGTGCGCGCCGAGCTGACCACCAGCGCCCGCGTCGGCGTGCATCGCTACGCCTTCCCCAGGGGCACCGATGCCAAGGTGCTGCTGGACATGCGCACCAGCATGTACGACTACCCGGGCAAGATCCTGTGGTCGCGGGTGCGCGTGCGTGCCGACGGCACCGTCACCGGCTTCCGCGAAACCCGCGGCTGGGCGCCGGGCCGGCAGGTGTTCTTCGCGATGCGTTTCTCACGGCCGCTGGCCGGGCATGAACTGCACAGCACCGAGAAGGACATCGCCTACAAGGGCTTCCCGCCGCCGGGTGAGAAGGACCCGGCGCAGCGCGCGCAGATCGAGGGCCGGCAGCTGGTCGGTACCTTTGATTTCGGCAGGCTGGACGCCCCGCTGATCGTCAAGGTTGCCATTTCGCCGGTCAGTGAAGCGGGTGCCATCGCCAACCTCGATGCGGAAGTGGCGGACTTTGATTTCGACCGCGTGCGTGCGCAGGCGAAGCAGGAGTGGACGCAGGCGCTGTCGGTGCTGGATATCGACGCACCCGAACATGCACGCCGCAGCGCCTACACCGCGCTGTACCACACCCTGCTGGGGCCGACGCTGTTCATGGATGCCGACGGCCAGTACCGCGGCCCGGACAACGCCGTGCACAAGGCCGAGGGCTACACCCATTACTCCACCTTCTCGCTGTGGGATACCTACCGTGCGCTGCATCCGCTGCTGACCCTGGTGCAGCCGGAGAAGCGCAACAGCGATTTCGTCAATTCGATGCTCGCTCACCACCAGCACAGTCCCTACGGCATGCTGCCGGTGTGGTCGTTCCACGGGCTGGAAGACTGGTGCATGATCGGCTACCACGCGGTGCCGGTGATTGCCGATGCCTACGTAAAGGGCATCCGCGGCTTCGATGCCGACAAGGCACTGAAGGCGATGGTGGAGACCGCGAACTACGGCCCCTATGACGGCATCGCGCAGTACCGCGAGCTGGGCTACGTGCCCATCGACGAGGAAGGCGAGGCCGCGAGCAAGACGCTGGAGTACGCCTTCGACGACTGGACCATCGCGCGCATGGCGCAGGCGATGGGCAAGGCCGATGTTGCGGCCACGTTCGACAAGCGCGCCGCCAACTGGCGCAATGCCTTCGACAAGGACACCGGCTTCATGCGCGCGCGCAAGCGCGACGGCAGCTTCCGAACCCCGTTCGATCCCAGTGCCAGCGGCTACGGCACCGACTACACCGAAGGCAATGCCTGGCAGTACTCCTGGTATGTGCCGCAGGACGTGGCCGGGCTGGCGGCGGCGCACGGCGGCAGCGACAAGCTGCTCGCGCGGCTGGACGAGGTGTTCAACGCCAAGGTCGATCCGTCCATCTTCGAGCACATGGAAGACATCACCGGGCTGATCGGCTGGTACGCACATGGCAACGAGCCCAGCCATCATGTGGCCTATCTGTATTCGCATGCCGGGCAGCCGTGGCGCACCCAGGCCCGCCTGAAGCAGATCATGGACAGCCAGTACGCCGACCGTCCCGATGGCCTGGCCGGCAACGATGACGTCGGCCAGATGTCAGCGTGGTATGTGTTCACCGCGCTGGGGTTCTATCCGGTGGCACCGGGCTCGGGCGAGTACATCCTCGGCCGGCCGTTCCTGCCGAAGACCGCGATGCGCCTGCCGAACGGCAAGACCTTCACCATCGTGGCCGACGGGCTGGACGACAGGCATACCTACGTGGGCAGCGTGAGCCTGAACGGCAAGCCGTTGCAGCGTACGTTCCTGCGCCATGCCGAGATCCTGGCCGGTGGCGAGCTGCGCTTCAGCATGCAGGCCGAGCCGAACAAGGACTGGCCGGGGCAGGGCGCGCAGGCGCCGTATTCGATGTCGCGGTAG
- a CDS encoding autotransporter family protein — MVFSVQGNTELIGGDGNLVSVEAPDATIGFNVDDSRLTGNIINTVGSTLDVNLSNRASITGAMTEVTRVTLDSASWNMTGNSTVGTLGLGNGTLSLGDGSAFHTLNVAGNFSGADGTILFNTVLAGDDAATDKLIIGGDTSGTANVRVNNVGGAGAQTSQGIQLIQVGGASNGQFNLAGRAVGGQYEYFLHKGTGADGNWYLRSVLPTVPDPCVVDPTLPECTPVDPGPDPDPVLRPEPGAYLANLQAAQTMFRLGYHDRHAGQNSGRAWARVDGSRNGFDAISQQLDIRGNSQALTVGADVWRHASGSSAGVMLSTGNASSTSTNELTGYYARGKVKGEALGIYGTWRGGNDADPYAGFYVDGSLQRAQFRNRVQGIGLADERYDSRAWQGAIETGYAFRIGGARNGGIYLEPQLQVGYNRWDGNRHTEVNGTVVTTEDADGMFGRAGVRLSGVTRWGNGVAEVQPYLAAHWLHTRAESQIRMDDELVDARIPRSRGEFSAGASVKFGNGIGAWGGLSLQRASGYHQNSAQVGLSYNW, encoded by the coding sequence GTGGTCTTTTCGGTTCAGGGCAACACCGAACTCATTGGTGGCGATGGCAATCTGGTGTCCGTGGAAGCACCCGATGCAACGATTGGTTTCAACGTTGATGATTCACGCCTCACCGGCAACATCATCAATACCGTCGGCAGCACGCTGGATGTCAACCTCTCCAACCGCGCCAGCATTACCGGCGCCATGACCGAGGTCACCCGCGTCACTCTGGATTCGGCCAGCTGGAACATGACCGGCAACTCCACAGTGGGTACGCTGGGGCTGGGCAACGGCACCCTGTCCCTCGGCGACGGTTCGGCCTTCCACACCCTCAACGTGGCCGGCAACTTCAGCGGTGCCGATGGCACGATCCTGTTCAACACCGTGCTGGCCGGCGACGATGCGGCCACCGACAAGCTGATCATCGGCGGCGACACCAGCGGCACGGCCAACGTGCGCGTCAACAATGTGGGCGGCGCCGGCGCACAGACCAGCCAGGGCATTCAGTTGATCCAGGTCGGCGGCGCCTCCAACGGCCAGTTCAACCTGGCCGGACGAGCCGTGGGCGGCCAGTACGAATACTTCCTGCACAAGGGCACCGGCGCCGATGGCAACTGGTACCTGCGTTCGGTACTGCCGACCGTGCCGGACCCGTGTGTGGTCGACCCCACCCTGCCCGAGTGCACGCCGGTTGATCCGGGCCCGGATCCCGACCCGGTGCTGCGTCCGGAACCGGGCGCTTATCTGGCCAACCTGCAGGCCGCGCAGACCATGTTCCGCCTCGGCTACCACGACCGGCATGCCGGCCAGAACAGCGGCCGCGCCTGGGCGCGTGTGGACGGCTCGCGCAATGGCTTCGATGCGATCAGCCAGCAGCTGGACATCCGCGGCAACAGCCAGGCACTGACCGTGGGTGCTGATGTGTGGCGTCACGCGTCGGGCAGCAGCGCAGGTGTGATGCTGTCCACCGGCAATGCCAGCAGCACCTCCACCAACGAGCTGACCGGCTATTACGCCCGCGGCAAGGTGAAGGGCGAAGCGTTGGGCATCTACGGCACCTGGCGCGGCGGCAACGATGCCGATCCGTACGCGGGCTTCTACGTGGATGGTTCGCTGCAGCGTGCGCAGTTCCGCAACCGGGTGCAAGGCATCGGCCTGGCCGACGAACGCTACGACAGCCGCGCCTGGCAGGGTGCGATTGAAACCGGTTACGCGTTCCGCATCGGCGGTGCCCGCAACGGTGGCATCTATCTGGAGCCGCAGCTGCAGGTGGGCTACAACCGCTGGGACGGCAACCGCCATACCGAGGTGAACGGCACCGTGGTCACTACCGAGGATGCCGACGGGATGTTCGGGCGTGCCGGTGTGCGCCTGTCCGGGGTGACCCGCTGGGGCAACGGTGTGGCCGAAGTGCAGCCGTATCTGGCCGCCCACTGGCTGCACACCCGTGCCGAATCGCAGATCCGCATGGACGACGAGCTGGTGGATGCCCGCATTCCGCGCAGCCGTGGCGAGTTCAGTGCCGGTGCGTCGGTGAAGTTCGGCAACGGCATCGGCGCGTGGGGCGGGCTGTCACTGCAGCGTGCCAGCGGCTACCACCAGAACAGTGCGCAGGTCGGCCTGAGCTATAACTGGTAA